A single region of the Xiphophorus maculatus strain JP 163 A chromosome 3, X_maculatus-5.0-male, whole genome shotgun sequence genome encodes:
- the trak1 gene encoding trafficking kinesin-binding protein 1 isoform X4, whose product MTKTYSDIDAVTRLLEEKERDLELAARIGQSLLKKNKALSDRNELLEEQVEHVREEVSQLRHDLSMKDELLQFYTNAAEESDGDSNTSTPVRLSEPNVSTPALFPLDSLQKKLKDLEEENKSLRSAANHLETETISYEEKEQQLVNDCVKELRAANLQISSLAEDLARKSEDASRQQEEITHLLSQIVDLQKKAKLYAVENEELTQHLGAAKDAQRQLTAELRELQDKYAECMEILHEAQEELKNLRNKTLPLNTPRRFHTLGLFPMDSLAAEIEGTMRKELQMDDPDVEEQRLHPKRVFQTVKNLNLMRQQRSSAAPSPLNIPGSNQNSCFTSGRSSRVGTPRSNSIHGSDTGSGIILDNRTSSILEGPDDGSEDSNKRPPGTPGTPGSRDLEAALRRLSLRRDNYLSEKRFFEEERERKLAYLGKEDEKGDAEGSGGPGSPTESLLSFCSHPSFGSIWSGYSITARSYLPEKLQIVKPLEGSATLHAWQQLAQPHMGALLDHRPGVVTKGFRNLEQDREQEREDSWQLDQPEEDEASCDSFTSLSGESPAPTSSLHSTSACCNIKGSNQLEGLNGGICGLKEAVEGKDGLVAGTLLPLSCPPPSSPVPSCSEGSRHTDLKELQSLQPATVDRMPVHFPGKCLSHTSSTYTFTTCRILHPSDQLTSVSPSPAVAFCQSSSAIGTPTHTSSPVPFSAPHTPSYTPCCTPRRLSLSLSLGESSTNLRDSTKTTSTSLGLVRLLLEHGISASVYDPGSWDRGLGASGASTPTGRVQVQSSAAKSGENEVRQLVRRPDTLLLQPCSPPNSPPQESASAATARPAFQFSPSKEDPPYYDAFLASKPARTILREVLMDLEREYDGEADEDGQNEVANLGLVDKLKRFRTLSPVSASVSSGSGLLAPFSSSGLGGGLPGLNAGLRRNRSYPALVGASMAMKDPGGPPCAVIPQTTQTSHPQDPALTDETGKVQTHPSVVRKAIHIPQTLHALEPVTPQTIIQRHTRPNWDSDNSATQGQHSEGQTRTW is encoded by the exons ATGACAAAGACCTACAGCGACATTGATGCTGTCACCCGACTGCTGGAAGAG AAAGAGCGGGACCTGGAGCTGGCAGCCCGCATCGGACAGTCGCTGCTGAAGAAGAACAAAGCTCTGAGTGACAGGAACGAGCTGCTGGAGGAGCAGGTGGAGCACGTCCGAGAGGAG gtgtctcagcTGCGTCACGACCTCTCCATGAAAGACGAGCTGCTGCAGTTCTACACCAACGCCGCTGAGGAAAGTGATGGGGACTCAAACACCTCCACGCC GGTGCGTTTGAGTGAACCCAACGTGTCCACCCCGGCCCTGTTTCCATTGGACTCCCTGCAGAAGAAACTCAAAGAtttggaagaagaaaacaaatcactGCGATCTGCG GCGAATCATTTGGAGACTGAAACGATCTCGTACGAGGAGAAAGAGCAGCAGCTTGTCAACGACTGTGTCAAAGAACTAC GAGCTGCTAACCTCCAGATTTCCTCTCTGGCAGAAGACCTGGCCAGGAAGAGCGAGGATGCTTCCAGACAGCAGGAGGAGATCACACACCTCCTCTCTCAGATCGTCGACCTGCAGAAGAAGGCGAAGCTC TATGCAGTGGAGAACGAAGAGCTGACTCAGCACCTGGGTGCAGCCAAGGACGCCCAGAGACAGCTCACTGCTGAG TTGCGGGAGCTGCAGGATAAGTATGCAGAGTGTATGGAGATCCTCCATGAGGCTCAGGAGGAGTTGAAGAACCTGAGGAATAAAACTCTACCTCTCAACACCCCGAGGCGTTTCCATACACTGGGCTTATTCCCAATG GACTCGCTTGCAGCAGAAATAGAGGGAACTATGAGAAAAGAGCTTCAGATGGATGATCCGGACGTAGAAGAGCAGAG ACTGCACCCAAAGCGAGTTTTCCAGACGGTGAAAAACCTCAACTTGATGCGTCAGCAGCGTTCCTCCGCGGCCCCCTCCCCTCTGAACATCCCAGGGTCCAATCAGAACTCGTGCTTCACCTCGGGCCGCTCCAGCAGGGTGGGCACGCCTCGCTCCAACTCCATCCACGGGAGTGACACAGGAAGTGGGATCATCTTGGACAACAGGACAAGCAGTATCTTGGAGGGTCCGGATGACGG GTCGGAAGACTCCAACAAGCGGCCCCCTGGTACGCCGGGGACCCCGGGCAGCAGGGACCTGGAGGCAGCCCTGCGACGCCTGTCGCTGCGCCGTGACAACTACCTCTCAGAGAAACGCTTCTTCgaagaagagagggagagaaagctAGCCTACCTGGGGAAAGAGGACGAAAAGGGAGACGCTGAAGGCAGTGGGGGCCCGGGGTCCCCAACGGAGAGCCTGCTGTCGTTCTGCTCGCATCCCTCCTTTGGAAGCATCTGGTCGGGTTACTCCATCACAGCCAGGTCCTACCTGCCGGAGAAGCTGCAGATTGTAAAGCCGCTGGAAG GTTCTGCTACCCTGCACGCATGGCAGCAGCTGGCTCAACCACACATGGGGGCTCTGCTGGATCATCGGCCGGGCGTGGTCACAAAGGGCTTTCGCAATTTAGAGCAGGACCGGGAGCAGGAGCGGGAGGACAGCTGGCAGCTGGACCAGCCGGAGGAGGACGAGGCGTCGTGTGATTCATTCACCAGCTTGTCAGGGGAGAGCCCTGCGCCGACAAGTTCGCTTCACTCTACCTCCGCCTGTTGTAACATCAAGGGCAGCAACCAGCTAGAAGGACTGAATGGAGGAATTTGTGGTCTGAAAGAggcagtggaaggaaaagatggACTTGTCGCCGGCACTCTCCTTCCCCTTTCCTGTCCTCCCCCGTCCTCTCCCGTTCCCTCTTGTTCGGAGGGCAGCAGGCACACGGACCTCAAGGAGCTCCAATCCCTGCAACCCGCCACTGTGGACCGCATGCCTG TCCATTTCCCAGGGAAATGTCTGTCCCACACCAGCTCCACCTACACCTTCACCACCTGCAGGATTCTCCACCCGTCTGATCAGCTGACCTCGGTGTCCCCCAG CCCTGCCGTAGCGTTTTGTCAAAGCAGCTCTGCCATCGGCACTCCGACCCACACCTCCTCTCCCGTACCCTTCTCAGCCCCGCACACGCCCTCCTACACCCCCTGCTGCACCCCGCGCCGCCTCTCCCTTTCGCTCTCCCTCGGCGAGTCCTCCACCAACTTGAGAGACTCCACCAAGACCACCAGCACCTCTCTAGGCCTTGTGCGCCTCCTGCTGGAGCATGGCATTTCTGCCTCGGTGTACGATCCTGGCAGCTGGGACCGAGGGCTGGGTGCCAGCGGCGCTTCAACGCCCACAGGAAGAGTGCAGGTGCAGAGCAGCGCAGCCAAGTCAGGGGAGAATGAAGTCAGACAGCTGGTGAGGCGACCGGACACACTCCTCCTTCAGCCCTGCTCCCCTCCGAACTCCCCGCCCCAGGAATCCGCCTCAGCCGCCACGGCGCGGCCCGCGTTTCAGTTTAGCCCTTCGAAGGAGGATCCGCCGTATTACGACGCCTTCCTCGCCTCCAAGCCGGCTCGCACCATTCTGAGGGAAGTGCTGATGGATCTAGAGAGAGAGTACGACGGTGAGGCGGATGAAGACGGCCAGAACGAGGTGGCGAACCTCGGACTGGTGGACAAACTGAAACGCTTCCGAACGCTCTCCCCTGTTTCCGCCTCGGTTTCCTCCGGGAGCGGTCTGTTGGCGCCCTTCAGCTCCAGCGGACTGGGTGGCGGGCTCCCAGGATTAAATGCAGGACTCAGGAGGAACCGAAGCTATCCGGCCCTGGTGGGGGCCAGCATGGCTATGAAAGACCCCGGTGGACCTCCCTGCGCTGTCATCCCACAGACGACGCAAACATCACACCCACAGGATCCGGCGCTGACAGACGAAACGGGCAAAGTGCAAACACATCCCTCCGTCGTCAGGAAAGCCATTCACATACCACAGACTTTACACGCACTGGAACCAGTCACACCACAGACGATAATACAGAGACACACCAGGCCAAACTGGGATTCAGACAACTCAGCAACACAAGGCCAACACAGTGAGGGTCAAACCAGGACATGGTAG
- the trak1 gene encoding trafficking kinesin-binding protein 1 isoform X1, whose amino-acid sequence MALCMSGHEDAVDFSDQDQDEEYVCLPIHESTRQQEEDEEAEPGFSRHGRYKQDEQNEDMDEEQQILYEVLCADRVGQMTKTYSDIDAVTRLLEEKERDLELAARIGQSLLKKNKALSDRNELLEEQVEHVREEVSQLRHDLSMKDELLQFYTNAAEESDGDSNTSTPVRLSEPNVSTPALFPLDSLQKKLKDLEEENKSLRSAANHLETETISYEEKEQQLVNDCVKELRAANLQISSLAEDLARKSEDASRQQEEITHLLSQIVDLQKKAKLYAVENEELTQHLGAAKDAQRQLTAELRELQDKYAECMEILHEAQEELKNLRNKTLPLNTPRRFHTLGLFPMDSLAAEIEGTMRKELQMDDPDVEEQRLHPKRVFQTVKNLNLMRQQRSSAAPSPLNIPGSNQNSCFTSGRSSRVGTPRSNSIHGSDTGSGIILDNRTSSILEGPDDGSEDSNKRPPGTPGTPGSRDLEAALRRLSLRRDNYLSEKRFFEEERERKLAYLGKEDEKGDAEGSGGPGSPTESLLSFCSHPSFGSIWSGYSITARSYLPEKLQIVKPLEGSATLHAWQQLAQPHMGALLDHRPGVVTKGFRNLEQDREQEREDSWQLDQPEEDEASCDSFTSLSGESPAPTSSLHSTSACCNIKGSNQLEGLNGGICGLKEAVEGKDGLVAGTLLPLSCPPPSSPVPSCSEGSRHTDLKELQSLQPATVDRMPVHFPGKCLSHTSSTYTFTTCRILHPSDQLTSVSPSPAVAFCQSSSAIGTPTHTSSPVPFSAPHTPSYTPCCTPRRLSLSLSLGESSTNLRDSTKTTSTSLGLVRLLLEHGISASVYDPGSWDRGLGASGASTPTGRVQVQSSAAKSGENEVRQLVRRPDTLLLQPCSPPNSPPQESASAATARPAFQFSPSKEDPPYYDAFLASKPARTILREVLMDLEREYDGEADEDGQNEVANLGLVDKLKRFRTLSPVSASVSSGSGLLAPFSSSGLGGGLPGLNAGLRRNRSYPALVGASMAMKDPGGPPCAVIPQTTQTSHPQDPALTDETGKVQTHPSVVRKAIHIPQTLHALEPVTPQTIIQRHTRPNWDSDNSATQGQHSEGQTRTW is encoded by the exons TGTTGTGTGCAGACAGAGTGGGCCAGATGACAAAGACCTACAGCGACATTGATGCTGTCACCCGACTGCTGGAAGAG AAAGAGCGGGACCTGGAGCTGGCAGCCCGCATCGGACAGTCGCTGCTGAAGAAGAACAAAGCTCTGAGTGACAGGAACGAGCTGCTGGAGGAGCAGGTGGAGCACGTCCGAGAGGAG gtgtctcagcTGCGTCACGACCTCTCCATGAAAGACGAGCTGCTGCAGTTCTACACCAACGCCGCTGAGGAAAGTGATGGGGACTCAAACACCTCCACGCC GGTGCGTTTGAGTGAACCCAACGTGTCCACCCCGGCCCTGTTTCCATTGGACTCCCTGCAGAAGAAACTCAAAGAtttggaagaagaaaacaaatcactGCGATCTGCG GCGAATCATTTGGAGACTGAAACGATCTCGTACGAGGAGAAAGAGCAGCAGCTTGTCAACGACTGTGTCAAAGAACTAC GAGCTGCTAACCTCCAGATTTCCTCTCTGGCAGAAGACCTGGCCAGGAAGAGCGAGGATGCTTCCAGACAGCAGGAGGAGATCACACACCTCCTCTCTCAGATCGTCGACCTGCAGAAGAAGGCGAAGCTC TATGCAGTGGAGAACGAAGAGCTGACTCAGCACCTGGGTGCAGCCAAGGACGCCCAGAGACAGCTCACTGCTGAG TTGCGGGAGCTGCAGGATAAGTATGCAGAGTGTATGGAGATCCTCCATGAGGCTCAGGAGGAGTTGAAGAACCTGAGGAATAAAACTCTACCTCTCAACACCCCGAGGCGTTTCCATACACTGGGCTTATTCCCAATG GACTCGCTTGCAGCAGAAATAGAGGGAACTATGAGAAAAGAGCTTCAGATGGATGATCCGGACGTAGAAGAGCAGAG ACTGCACCCAAAGCGAGTTTTCCAGACGGTGAAAAACCTCAACTTGATGCGTCAGCAGCGTTCCTCCGCGGCCCCCTCCCCTCTGAACATCCCAGGGTCCAATCAGAACTCGTGCTTCACCTCGGGCCGCTCCAGCAGGGTGGGCACGCCTCGCTCCAACTCCATCCACGGGAGTGACACAGGAAGTGGGATCATCTTGGACAACAGGACAAGCAGTATCTTGGAGGGTCCGGATGACGG GTCGGAAGACTCCAACAAGCGGCCCCCTGGTACGCCGGGGACCCCGGGCAGCAGGGACCTGGAGGCAGCCCTGCGACGCCTGTCGCTGCGCCGTGACAACTACCTCTCAGAGAAACGCTTCTTCgaagaagagagggagagaaagctAGCCTACCTGGGGAAAGAGGACGAAAAGGGAGACGCTGAAGGCAGTGGGGGCCCGGGGTCCCCAACGGAGAGCCTGCTGTCGTTCTGCTCGCATCCCTCCTTTGGAAGCATCTGGTCGGGTTACTCCATCACAGCCAGGTCCTACCTGCCGGAGAAGCTGCAGATTGTAAAGCCGCTGGAAG GTTCTGCTACCCTGCACGCATGGCAGCAGCTGGCTCAACCACACATGGGGGCTCTGCTGGATCATCGGCCGGGCGTGGTCACAAAGGGCTTTCGCAATTTAGAGCAGGACCGGGAGCAGGAGCGGGAGGACAGCTGGCAGCTGGACCAGCCGGAGGAGGACGAGGCGTCGTGTGATTCATTCACCAGCTTGTCAGGGGAGAGCCCTGCGCCGACAAGTTCGCTTCACTCTACCTCCGCCTGTTGTAACATCAAGGGCAGCAACCAGCTAGAAGGACTGAATGGAGGAATTTGTGGTCTGAAAGAggcagtggaaggaaaagatggACTTGTCGCCGGCACTCTCCTTCCCCTTTCCTGTCCTCCCCCGTCCTCTCCCGTTCCCTCTTGTTCGGAGGGCAGCAGGCACACGGACCTCAAGGAGCTCCAATCCCTGCAACCCGCCACTGTGGACCGCATGCCTG TCCATTTCCCAGGGAAATGTCTGTCCCACACCAGCTCCACCTACACCTTCACCACCTGCAGGATTCTCCACCCGTCTGATCAGCTGACCTCGGTGTCCCCCAG CCCTGCCGTAGCGTTTTGTCAAAGCAGCTCTGCCATCGGCACTCCGACCCACACCTCCTCTCCCGTACCCTTCTCAGCCCCGCACACGCCCTCCTACACCCCCTGCTGCACCCCGCGCCGCCTCTCCCTTTCGCTCTCCCTCGGCGAGTCCTCCACCAACTTGAGAGACTCCACCAAGACCACCAGCACCTCTCTAGGCCTTGTGCGCCTCCTGCTGGAGCATGGCATTTCTGCCTCGGTGTACGATCCTGGCAGCTGGGACCGAGGGCTGGGTGCCAGCGGCGCTTCAACGCCCACAGGAAGAGTGCAGGTGCAGAGCAGCGCAGCCAAGTCAGGGGAGAATGAAGTCAGACAGCTGGTGAGGCGACCGGACACACTCCTCCTTCAGCCCTGCTCCCCTCCGAACTCCCCGCCCCAGGAATCCGCCTCAGCCGCCACGGCGCGGCCCGCGTTTCAGTTTAGCCCTTCGAAGGAGGATCCGCCGTATTACGACGCCTTCCTCGCCTCCAAGCCGGCTCGCACCATTCTGAGGGAAGTGCTGATGGATCTAGAGAGAGAGTACGACGGTGAGGCGGATGAAGACGGCCAGAACGAGGTGGCGAACCTCGGACTGGTGGACAAACTGAAACGCTTCCGAACGCTCTCCCCTGTTTCCGCCTCGGTTTCCTCCGGGAGCGGTCTGTTGGCGCCCTTCAGCTCCAGCGGACTGGGTGGCGGGCTCCCAGGATTAAATGCAGGACTCAGGAGGAACCGAAGCTATCCGGCCCTGGTGGGGGCCAGCATGGCTATGAAAGACCCCGGTGGACCTCCCTGCGCTGTCATCCCACAGACGACGCAAACATCACACCCACAGGATCCGGCGCTGACAGACGAAACGGGCAAAGTGCAAACACATCCCTCCGTCGTCAGGAAAGCCATTCACATACCACAGACTTTACACGCACTGGAACCAGTCACACCACAGACGATAATACAGAGACACACCAGGCCAAACTGGGATTCAGACAACTCAGCAACACAAGGCCAACACAGTGAGGGTCAAACCAGGACATGGTAG